Proteins from a genomic interval of Treponema succinifaciens DSM 2489:
- a CDS encoding formylglycine-generating enzyme family protein, translated as MKTLKKCFSLAGGRKSGLSFSTFAICAIILFAVPLQISCSDSEDDNGDSTVGATLEGGADVDKNNSGEIKPNDGKDDSNSGETKPEPVKAALAEGVTYENVDKLMIAVPGKEFSILATEVTQELNKSVMGENPSNFKEEKNLPVEQVSWYDAVYFCNKLSDMFGLTPVYAVDGEPDVEKWSYAPHKGNIITGTVSQDENANGYRLPTMEEWQYAAKGGQDYKYSGSDNLDEVGWYSENSGKKTHPVAQKKPNDYGLYDMSGNVWEWCWDSNPNISEYRCNCGGSWCSNAYGCEVDYKYWLNANITSNNLGFRIVRSTGK; from the coding sequence ATGAAAACCTTGAAAAAATGTTTTAGCTTGGCTGGCGGCCGCAAGAGCGGGCTGTCTTTTTCAACTTTTGCTATCTGCGCAATTATACTGTTTGCAGTTCCCTTGCAGATTTCATGCTCTGACTCAGAAGACGACAATGGAGATTCAACTGTTGGGGCAACCCTTGAGGGGGGGGCGGATGTTGACAAGAACAATTCCGGTGAAATAAAACCAAATGATGGCAAGGATGATTCAAATTCTGGCGAAACAAAGCCAGAGCCTGTCAAGGCTGCCTTGGCAGAGGGCGTTACGTATGAAAATGTTGACAAGCTTATGATCGCTGTTCCAGGAAAGGAATTTTCTATTCTTGCAACTGAGGTTACACAGGAGCTTAATAAGTCTGTAATGGGTGAGAATCCTAGCAACTTCAAGGAAGAAAAGAATCTTCCAGTGGAACAGGTGAGTTGGTATGACGCAGTTTATTTTTGCAACAAATTAAGTGATATGTTCGGTTTGACTCCAGTCTATGCTGTTGATGGTGAACCTGATGTAGAAAAATGGAGCTATGCTCCTCACAAAGGAAATATAATAACAGGAACCGTAAGCCAAGATGAAAACGCAAACGGCTACCGCCTGCCTACAATGGAAGAATGGCAGTATGCGGCAAAGGGCGGACAGGACTACAAGTATAGCGGAAGCGATAACTTAGACGAAGTGGGCTGGTATAGCGAAAACAGTGGAAAAAAGACACATCCAGTTGCACAGAAAAAGCCTAACGACTACGGTCTGTACGACATGAGCGGTAACGTTTGGGAATGGTGCTGGGATTCCAACCCCAACATCAGCGAGTACCGCTGCAACTGCGGCGGCAGCTGGTGCAGCAACGCCTACGGCTGCGAGGTGGACTACAAGTACTGGCTCAACGCCAATATCACCAGCAACAACTTGGGCTTCCGCATTGTCCGCTCCACAGGCAAGTAA